The following are encoded in a window of Candidatus Omnitrophota bacterium genomic DNA:
- a CDS encoding TonB-dependent receptor plug domain-containing protein — MTKLTRFFIIAGLFLVIVVQPTGAEEKDIATVDLKEIVVTPARTEQAIGDVSGTLTVLEGEELQARGKRTVKEALREVPGVSIVQTGSFGGPTSVFTRGTNSNHTLIMLDGVKMYDPMAPNGAYDLAHFTIDNVDRIEIVKGPQSALWGSDAIGGVINIITKKGKGKPSVSILSEAGSFDTYREVLNLGGEYKGLRFSAGVSRTDSRGISKAQKRDNNPEKDPYYNTSISNRLDYEITDNLVFGNTAHYINSAFEYDDWAGVGGDDPNKKGWYEQIIVSPYLEHKPIEWWNYKLQYSWMRNFRRDHDDNNGAVIDYLRDWYEGRTTKIDFQNNFYIKEFDTIVFGYDWQKETGDSYYYLDFGFGGAETEFPKSSAVNHGWYLQNELNWDNFNLLAGIRVDEHSKFKTHLTYKASASYLFDLTDTKIKGSWGTGFKA; from the coding sequence ATGACAAAATTAACTAGGTTTTTTATTATTGCAGGATTGTTTTTGGTAATTGTTGTTCAGCCAACCGGGGCAGAGGAAAAAGATATTGCGACCGTTGACCTAAAAGAGATAGTCGTTACGCCCGCCAGAACAGAACAGGCGATTGGCGATGTGAGCGGAACGCTTACTGTTCTTGAGGGAGAAGAGCTTCAGGCCAGGGGAAAAAGAACGGTTAAAGAGGCATTAAGAGAAGTTCCGGGAGTGAGTATAGTCCAGACAGGAAGTTTCGGCGGGCCGACATCGGTATTTACCCGGGGAACAAACTCAAATCATACACTGATAATGCTGGACGGGGTAAAGATGTATGACCCGATGGCGCCTAACGGCGCTTATGACTTGGCGCATTTTACTATTGACAATGTTGACCGGATCGAAATCGTAAAGGGGCCGCAATCAGCGCTCTGGGGTTCTGACGCAATCGGAGGAGTTATTAATATTATAACCAAAAAAGGCAAAGGCAAGCCGTCGGTTTCAATACTTTCAGAAGCCGGTTCTTTTGACACATACCGGGAGGTGTTAAATTTAGGAGGTGAATATAAAGGCCTGCGTTTTTCTGCCGGCGTTTCAAGAACTGACAGCCGCGGTATTTCAAAAGCCCAGAAAAGAGACAATAACCCCGAAAAAGACCCTTATTATAACACCAGTATTTCCAATAGATTAGACTATGAGATAACTGACAATCTTGTCTTTGGCAACACAGCCCATTATATAAATTCAGCATTCGAATATGACGACTGGGCCGGCGTGGGCGGTGACGACCCTAATAAAAAAGGCTGGTATGAGCAGATCATAGTATCTCCTTACCTGGAACATAAGCCGATAGAGTGGTGGAATTATAAATTGCAATATTCCTGGATGAGAAACTTTCGCAGGGACCACGATGACAATAACGGGGCAGTAATAGATTATCTCCGGGACTGGTATGAAGGCCGGACAACAAAAATAGATTTTCAGAATAATTTCTACATCAAAGAATTTGATACAATAGTTTTTGGCTATGACTGGCAAAAAGAAACAGGGGATTCTTATTACTATCTTGACTTTGGTTTTGGAGGGGCTGAAACAGAATTTCCAAAGTCCAGCGCTGTCAACCATGGCTGGTATTTACAAAATGAACTTAACTGGGATAATTTTAACCTGCTTGCCGGGATAAGAGTGGATGAACATTCGAAATTCAAGACCCATCTCACCTATAAAGCGAGCGCATCTTATCTATTTGATTTAACAGATACGAAAATAAAAGGCAGCTGGGGAACAGGGTTTAAAGC
- a CDS encoding ABC transporter ATP-binding protein produces the protein MVKNINSLIQLKNIFVGYGLKTVLKDISFNINEGDFVGIIGPNGSGKSTLIRAISRVLRPFSGEILLNNQDIYQLDSRTAAKNIAVVLQESPINFSFNVMEIVLMGRAPHLGKLELESKKDFEIAKSSLLLTDTLKLAERDINELSGGERQMVIIAKALAQKPRILLLDEPIAHLDINHQIEILNLIKRLNAENNLTVVMVTHDLNAAADYCRRLILLKQGRIYTTGLPDEVITGQTIKDVYGADCAVETNPVTGAPLVIRKI, from the coding sequence ATATCTTTGTCGGCTATGGTTTGAAAACCGTTTTAAAGGATATTTCGTTTAACATAAACGAAGGAGATTTTGTCGGGATTATCGGGCCTAATGGGTCGGGTAAATCTACCTTGATCAGGGCTATTAGCCGGGTTTTAAGACCGTTTAGCGGCGAAATCTTGCTCAATAACCAGGATATATACCAATTAGACAGCCGGACGGCCGCTAAAAATATTGCCGTGGTTCTTCAGGAAAGCCCGATTAACTTTTCGTTCAATGTCATGGAAATAGTGCTTATGGGCCGGGCTCCTCATCTGGGGAAATTAGAGTTAGAAAGTAAAAAGGATTTTGAAATCGCAAAGTCCAGTTTGTTATTGACTGATACTTTAAAGCTGGCTGAAAGAGACATAAATGAGCTTAGCGGCGGAGAGCGGCAGATGGTGATAATTGCCAAAGCGCTTGCCCAGAAGCCCCGGATACTTCTTTTAGACGAACCCATTGCCCACCTGGACATAAACCATCAGATCGAAATACTTAATCTGATAAAGAGGCTGAACGCAGAAAACAACCTGACCGTGGTCATGGTTACTCATGACTTAAATGCGGCGGCTGATTATTGCCGGAGACTGATTTTATTAAAACAGGGCCGGATCTACACTACCGGCTTACCTGATGAGGTAATAACCGGCCAAACCATCAAAGATGTTTATGGCGCTGATTGCGCAGTTGAAACTAACCCTGTTACCGGCGCTCCGCTGGTGATAAGAAAGATTTAG